One window from the genome of Sporichthyaceae bacterium encodes:
- the hflX gene encoding GTPase HflX: protein MTSTERFEFDDAEADGLSEPEFDLDGDQLDLADRHALRRVQGLSTELTDVTEVEYRQLRLERVVLIGVWTSGTAAAAESSLHELRLLAETAGALVLDGFAQRRDRPDPATYVGSGKAKELRDVVVAMGADTVICDGELTPGQLVQLEKVVKVKVIDRTALILDIFAQHAKSREGKAQVELAQMQYMLPRLRGWGESMSRQGGGRVAGGAGIGGRGPGETKIETDRRRIRTKMAKLRREIAEMGTSRATQRGERRRNAVASVAIVGYTNAGKSSLLNRITGAGVLVENALFATLDPTVRRAATPDGRAFTLTDTVGFVRHLPHQLVEAFRSTLEEISDADLILHVVDGSDAEPEAQLSAVRAVLAEIDARNIPEIVVVNKSDAADAYTLERLVRREPTAVVVSARTGAGIPGLLDAIAAGIPRPEVEVDVLVPYDRGGLISRVHEHGDVLVEEHTGEGTRLRARVGEALAAELTAYAVP, encoded by the coding sequence ATGACGAGCACCGAACGTTTCGAGTTCGACGACGCCGAAGCTGACGGGCTGTCAGAACCGGAATTCGACCTCGACGGCGATCAGCTCGACCTGGCCGACCGACACGCGCTGCGGCGCGTGCAGGGCCTGTCCACCGAGCTCACCGACGTCACCGAGGTCGAGTACCGGCAGCTGCGCCTCGAGCGGGTGGTGCTGATCGGGGTGTGGACCTCGGGTACCGCGGCCGCCGCGGAGAGCTCGCTGCACGAGCTGCGTCTGCTGGCCGAGACCGCGGGCGCCCTGGTGCTCGACGGGTTCGCGCAACGCCGCGACCGGCCGGATCCGGCGACCTACGTGGGTTCCGGCAAGGCCAAGGAACTGCGTGACGTGGTCGTGGCAATGGGGGCCGATACGGTCATCTGTGACGGTGAACTGACGCCGGGTCAGCTGGTGCAGTTGGAGAAGGTGGTCAAGGTCAAGGTCATCGACCGGACCGCGCTGATCCTGGACATCTTCGCCCAGCACGCCAAGTCCCGGGAGGGCAAGGCGCAGGTGGAACTCGCGCAGATGCAATACATGCTGCCCCGGCTGCGTGGCTGGGGTGAGTCGATGTCCCGGCAGGGTGGTGGCCGGGTGGCCGGCGGTGCCGGGATCGGCGGCCGCGGCCCTGGTGAGACCAAGATCGAGACCGACCGGCGGCGCATCCGCACCAAGATGGCCAAGCTGCGCCGGGAGATCGCCGAGATGGGTACCTCCCGGGCCACCCAGCGCGGCGAGCGGCGGCGCAACGCCGTGGCCTCGGTGGCCATCGTCGGCTACACCAACGCCGGGAAGTCCTCGCTGCTGAACCGGATCACCGGGGCCGGCGTGCTGGTGGAGAACGCCCTGTTCGCCACCCTGGACCCCACGGTGCGCCGCGCGGCCACCCCGGACGGCCGGGCGTTCACGCTCACCGACACGGTCGGTTTCGTGCGCCACCTGCCCCACCAGTTGGTGGAGGCGTTCCGCTCCACACTGGAGGAGATCTCCGACGCCGACCTGATTTTGCACGTGGTCGATGGCTCGGACGCTGAACCGGAGGCGCAACTCTCCGCGGTGCGCGCCGTGCTCGCCGAGATCGACGCCCGCAACATCCCGGAGATCGTGGTGGTCAACAAGTCCGACGCGGCCGACGCCTACACCCTGGAGCGCCTGGTCCGCCGCGAGCCGACCGCGGTGGTGGTCTCCGCCCGCACCGGCGCGGGCATCCCCGGTCTGCTGGACGCCATCGCCGCCGGCATCCCGCGTCCGGAGGTGGAGGTGGACGTCCTGGTCCCGTACGACCGCGGCGGCCTGATCTCCCGGGTCCACGAACACGGCGACGTGCTGGTCGAGGAGCACACCGGCGAGGGCACTCGCCTGCGCGCCCGGGTCGGCGAGGCGCTGGCCGCCGAGTTGACCGCGTACGCCGT